GGCGATGATCCGGAGGTCGATCTGAACGAGGTGGCCGCCGAGTACGCTCGCCTGCAGGAGGAGCTCACCTCCAAGAGAGGATACATCCAGGAAGAGAGGAAAGAGAAAGCCTTGGTCCGCTTGGGACTGACCGACCGGCCCCAGGAGAGAAGGATCAACGAACTCAGTGGGGGCGAGGCGACCAGGGTCATGCTCGCCCGGGTCCTGGTGCAAGCGGACGAAGCGGAGATGATGATCCTCGATGAACCGACAAGTCATCTGGACATCGAGACCACCGAATCGCTCGAGGACTTCCTGCGCCATTACCCCGGCGCGGTCCTGGTGGTCTCCCACGACCGCTATTTCCTGGACCGGGTGGTGAAGGAGATCTGGGACTTGGACTCAGGAACGCTGACGAAGTACCGGGGCAGCTACACGGAGTTCGCCAAGAAGAAGGAGCTGGAACTGGAGAAGCAGAGGATCGCCTACCACAAGAACCAGACGGAGAGGGAGAGGAATCTCAAGATCGCGGAGGAGCAGCACCTGCGCCTGAAGTATGCTACGACGCACAAGACCCGCTTGAAGATGGTCGACCGCATGGAGGAGGTCGATGCCCCTCGGAAAGAGAAGAAGCTGGACATCAGACTCCAGGCCGTGGCCAAGTCCGGCAAGAACGTCCTCACGGTCAAGGGATTCACGGTCAGAAGAGGAGGGAGGAGGGTCCTGGAGAACATCGACCTGGAGATCGTGCGGGGCGACCGGCTGGGCATCTTCGGTGCTAACGGATCTGGCAAAACGACGCTGCTTCTGGCATTGATAGGCGAGCTGGGCTTTGAGGGCGAATACTGGCTCGCTCCCGGCGCGCGGTGGGGCTACTTCGCCCAGGGACACGACGGCCTCGATTCGAACCTGACGCCGGAGCAGCAGCTGGAGCAGATGCTGAGCGAGGAGGAGAAGAGAAAGGCGAGGGGGATGTTGGCGCAGTTCCTCTTCACACCGCAGCAGGTCAAGACGCCGATCGCCAATCTGTCGGGGGGAGAGAGAGCGAAAGTGGCGCTGGCCATGCTCACCTCGGAGAAGAGCAACCTGCTCTTTCTGGACGAACCTACGAACTACCTCGACCTGCCTTCGAGGGAGGCGGTGGAACGAGCGCTCATAGGGTTCCCGGAGACGCTGGTCCTGGTCACGCACGACAGATATCTTCTTGATGTCGCATGCAATAAAGTGGCCGATCTTAGGAATGGCAGAATGCGCCTGTTCAACGGCACCTACTCGGAGATGAAGAGGTCCTTGCCCCCCTCAGAGGTCATGGCCGAGGCGGGCATGTACCGGGTGGTGTCCGGATTCACCGACTGGGCCACGAGAACGAAGTATCGGCCGGGGGACAAGGTAGGCATCGCTCCCTCCGAGGTCGAGAGGTTCCGCTGGGCCCTGGACGCGGGAAAATTGAAGAAAGGGACGGGGAAAGAGCTGAAAAAGGTCCAGAGGAACATCTGAACCAAGCCATTGAAGGATGTCAGCGGAAGAGGAAGATAGAAGTTGAAGAACAATGGAAATAGGTCTAATCTATACAGGCTGGAAATATGAATAAGTTTCACGAGATGCTACTGTATTTCATTCGAGGCGTACCAATGGACAGGGTTGTCAATCTAATGGGTATGAAATGGTACGTGCCACATGATTACGTCCTCCCTTTCGTAGGTAGGCTGACGATCCCCTTCGGTTTCTTGCCATTGTTTGAGGCAACGCAACGTAATTGGATACGCCAGAACGTCCCTAAGGGGGGCGTGTTTGTGGACATCGGGGCGGCCTTCGGCCTCTATTCACACACCTTCGCTAACCATTTCGATATGGTCTATGCCATCGAGCCGCATCCAGTCAATCGCTTCATCCTCGGAGAGAACATCCGTTTGAACGGGCTGAACAACGTACAGGTCATACCCTATGCCATATGGGATTCGCATACCGAGATTCGCCTCGGCCATCTAATCGAAAACGATTATTTCCGAGTGGGAATCCAGGAGAACCAAATCGAGGGCCTTCATACGTTCGATGAGGTACATATTCCAACGATAAGGCTCGACGACGTGTGCTTGGCTCCAGACTTTATCAAGATGGACATCGAAGGCGGAGAGTATATGGCCATAAGGGGAATGGAAGAGACACTCTCGACATATCGTCCTCTGCTTATGGTGGAGGTGCATGAGTTCCAGCACCCCGCTAAGGACTTCTTCGAAATAATGGGGGCATTAGACTATCGTAGAATCTATTCTCATTGGACCAGTCACGTCTTCGCTCCGGACCGTGGACCGCAGTAGTCGGTGGCCTGGGCCATGCTCGCACTGGGCATGTTCACGCTGAAAGTGCCATTCTCCAGCATCCCGTCCTTCGTCCTCCGCTTCTTGCTTATCACCAGCCCGATCAGCGGCGGCTCGTTCTATATCATCGTCACCCAGGCCAGGATACAGAAAGTCGCCTTGCCTTTCACGTTCGCTCCAACCAGGACTACCGGCATCGCCATCGGTGGCAGCTTCTTGCCCAGCTTCACCTTGCTCATGTTCCCCTCATCGAACTGATTCGTGCCCAGGCTTATCAGGCTTCACTTTCTCTTTGCTCCGATAGCTCCCAGGAGAGCGGTTGTGCTCCAGTTGGGGAGAGCGGAAGGAAAAGGCATTAATACTTGCGTGGTATGTCGTGGCATAGCACGGCTGACCGTGCAACCACAAAAAGGAGGTTGAAAATGGCTGGAGCGAACCTTGAGCTATCGTCTTCGCAGACGAGCGTCCCGCATTCGAGCACCATCGCCACGCAGCATAGCGCTGCACTGGAACCGGGGACGTCGGAGTACTATTCGCTCCAGCAGGCGGTCTTTGAGGCGGGCAAGATGTTCCTCGTGCATGGGGGCCGGGTGGTCGTTCTCCGCTGCGACGGCGGCAGATGGATCTCGCCGCTGATCCAGTGGGCCCGCGGCAATTGCCAGTTCATTGCGCTTGACGACACGCAAGAGAGCGTGGAGGAGTGCATCGACCGGCACAAAATGTGCGTCCACCTAGGATTCGTCGAAGCGGGGCAGATGGACCTGAACGAGCGGTTCCCTGAAACGACGAGCGTGCTCACCTTAGGCATTGAATCGATGAGCAGACTGCAAGACGAGCGCAGAGGAGAGGTGCTGCGATCGATCCGCAGACATCTGGAACGAGGTGGCGGTTTCATCATGATGGAGCACGCCGACCGGGATTGGGAGACGGAACTCAGGGAAGCGGGCTTTCATGAGATCAGGCGCATCTGGCGCCGCGGGACGTTCATAGCCTGGTTGGCACTTCGCTGAACTCGTCGAGGTTGCCTACGACAAGGACGACGGTGTCGCCAGAAATGGCTGGCGTTGGAAACGCCCCCAAGCTTATGCCCTTCGCGCAGTTGCGTTCAACGGACCCGGCGCTTAATGCAACTGCCCGCCATGCCTAGAGCATCTGGTCCGTGGCCCTCAGGCTCAGAGTGTCGCAGATCTCCTCCACGAAACGCAAGAGATCCTCGCGGCCGCAGGCAACGGCGCCCTTGACCAAATAGGGTGAGAGATCGTGGTCCATCGCGCCGAGGTACGTAGCCAGGATGCATCCCGTCGCGCTCAACCCCTCGATGATGACGGTGTCGCATTTCTGCTTGAGCAGTATATCTGCCAGATTGGTTTTGTTGAAGGCGTTGGGGTAGTTCTTCGTCACCTTGATGTCGGAGTCCCGGACGTGGATGCCATCCGCGAATTCGAACGATCTCGTTCCAGGCTCCGGGCCTTTCCCCTTGTCGGTATGGTAGATGAATATGATGGGCAACCCCTTCTCGCGGAAGATGCGGATGCCTTCGTTGATCTCCTCCGCACGCATCTCCACGGACCTCTTCAGTTCGGGGCTCATCTCCAACCAGGCATTCTGGATGTCCACCACTAGCAACGCGGGCTTCATGTTCTCATCCTTTGGTAGGGGTGCAATTCCATTGGCAGATAATGAGGATTGGTGTCGCGCATGTCGAAGTGGTTCGATGGCTCGTCAGCCCCCTCCGCGCTCGTTCGTTCCGGGATAAGGCAGTGACCGCATCGCGACCACTAGTGCCCGCATCCCCCAAGTAACGTGACCAGAATAGGAGGGAACGAGGAACATGATATCCAATGCCCAGATCTACGAGAACAGCGAGATGAGAATGACGCTCCGACGCCTTGAGGACGACAGAAGCTGGAGGCTGTGTGTTTCGGCACGATCGCTCTTGAGCGGGAACGGAGGAACGATAAATGGCGCAGCGGATGCCTTTCACAAAGAGCCGGCTTGCTACCCGAACGAGGGGGTGAGATGGTGAGCGCCGCCAATCCCCTAATGGCGCTAACGGAACTGCTGGTAGCGGTGACCGTATTGATCACGCTCTGGCGATTCCTCAACTCCCCGGGAGTAGGAGGAACGGAGAGTGGGGAAGGAGAGCAACAGCACCCCGACGACTCAAGGAGCTCGGGCTAGGGAACGCTGCTAGATGGCGATATCATCTCATGATTGGCGGCTTGAGGAGAACGCCTGCAACTGAGCGGAGATTCTTTGATGCAGACCTTTTCCCGATTTCTCATTTCTTGATGGCGACATCTTGAAGCCGAGGAGCGCACAAGCTCGATGCATGAAAGCGCGCTCGGTCACGAGAGTGCTGACCGGAAGGCCAACCTTGGAAGGGGCGGGAGTGCACCTGTTCCGGGTCTTTGGATATGGAGAGGTCAAGCTCATGGACCCCTTCCTGATGCTGGACGATTTCCACTCCTCCAATCCAGATGACTACCTGGCAGGCTTCCCGATTCACCCGCATCGGGGCATGGAGACGGTCACATACATCATCTCTGGTAAGGTGGAGCATCAGGATTCGCTAGGCAATCGCGGCGAGATCGGTTCGGGCGATCTGCAATGGATGACCGCTGGGTCCGGCATCATGCACCAGGAGATGCCCCGCCGATGGGAGGGGTTCATGCAGGGATTCCAGCTCTGGGTGAACCTACCTCGCAAGCACAAGATGATGCAGCCCCGCTATCGAGATGTCAAGAAGGAGAGCATTCCCCTCCTCGAACCGGAGAAAGGGGTGGAGATCAAACTAATCGCCGGCGAGCTCCAGGGGATGAAGGGACCGGTGCAGGACCTGGTCGTGCCAGTGGAGTGCCTCGACGTCCGATTGTCCAAGGATGCACACTTCTCCCACGACATCGCCCCAGAGCACAACGCCTTCGCATACGTGTTCGAGGGAAGCGGAATTTTCTCTGTGGACGAGGGAAGGGGCATCAGGACCGGCCAGGCAGTGGTCTTTGGAGAAGGGGACCATGTCCATGTCAGCGCTGCGGACGGAGGTGTTCGTTTCCTCTTAGCCTCCGGCCATGCGCTGCACGAGCCGATTGCCTGGAACGGCCCCATCGTCATGAACACTTCTGAGGAGCTGGAACTTGCTTCCAGCGAGCTGCGCGCCGGCACGTTCGTCAAGGCCCACCCTCAGAGATGATCTAGAATCGGATGGCCGCAAGAACCTGGCAAGCTTAAGTAGCGCCTGGAGCAATAATTGGACGCTACAAGGGGGTCTAGGAACGGTCAAAGAACTCAAATACGGCCAATGCCGCAATTTCAGTCCAGAAGTCGATTTCAAGTGCCAGTCGACGGCCGAGCTGGAGCCGCTGACGGAGATCATCGGGCAGGACCGGGCGGTCAAGGCGCTGCAGTTCGGACTGCGCATCAAGGACAAGGGCTTCAACGTTTTCGTGGCGGGCATGCCCGGCACGGGAAGAAAGACCGCCATCATCAACTTCATCAAACAGCTGGCCAAGGAAGCGCCCACGCCGCCGGACTGGTGCTATGTCAACAATTTCAAGGACCAGGCCAGGCCGAAGGCCCTCCAGCTTCCTCCGGGGAGGGGAGCGAGCTTCAAGAAGGAGATGGAGAAGTTCGTTTCCGGTCTGGCCAAGGCCCTCCAGGATGCCTTCGAATCCAACGACTACGTACAGCGCCGCACCTCCAGCCTCAAGTCCATCGACGAGAAGAGGCAGGAATACAACGCCAAGATGACCAAGATGATCGCCGATGCCAAGTTTCAGCTGGTGCAATCCCCCGTGGGCGTGGCATTGGTGCCTCTCATCGATGGCCAGCAGTACACCGAGGACATGCTTGCTCAGATGCCAGCTAGGGTGCACAAGCAAATCGATGCCAAGCGCGACGAGTTGCAGGTAGAAGTGCAGAAGACCTTCGTACAGCTGCGGGACCTGGACCGCGAAGCAGAGGAGAAGGTCAACAAGCTCAACCGGGAGATCGTCACTTTCGTGATTGAACCTCGCCTGGCACCCATGCGGGATCAGTTCAAAGAATCGCCACAGGTATTGGAGTACCTGGCGGACGTGCAAGAGGACGTCCTGCAGAACGTGCCCCTCATCATCCAAGGAGCGAGGAAGGTGGATGGGCCGATGGGGCTGCCCATATCCATAGACTCGCCGGCCAAGAACTACCAAGTGAACCTGATCGTGGACAACTCCAAGCTGGAAGGTGCTCCGGTGGAGATCGAGCTCAACCCCACCTACTTCCGTCTGTTCGGCGCCACGGAGAAGGAGGCGAAGTTCGGCGCTCTGTTCACGGACTTCACCATGATCCGGGCAGGCTCCGCCCACAAGGCGAACGGCGGCTATCTGGTGGTGCCGGTGGAAGGCCTGTTCCAGGATCCGCTCACCTGGCCTTCGCTCAAGCAGACCCTCTCCTCAGACATGCTGGAGATCGAGGAGCAAGCGGCCCGCATGGGCTACATGGTCACCCGCTCCCTGCGGCCGGAGCCGATACCTTTCAACACCAAGGTCGTCATCATCGGCGATCCGTACGCATTCGATGTCCTGTACGCGGCGGACAAGGACTTCCGCGGACTCTTCAAGGTGAAGGCGGACTTCGATACCACCATGCCGCGCAACAAGGACAATGTGGAGCAGTACGCGGCCTTCGTATGCACGCTGTGCAACAAGGAGAGCTTGCTGCATTTGGACGCAGGTGCGATGTCCGAAGTGGTGGAGCTCTCCTCCCGCATGGTGGAGGACCAGAACAAGCTCAGCACGCACTTCGCGGAGATAGCGAACGTCGTCCGCGAGGCCAACTTCTACGCCCGCCAGGAGAAGGCGGCGGAGATAGCGCGCAAGCACGTCGTGAGGACCATCGAGGAAAAGGTGTACCGCTCCAACATGATCCAAAAGAAGATGGAAGAGATGGTGCAGAAGGGCATGGTGCTCCTGGAGACCAAAGGCGAGAAAGTGGGGCAGGTGAACGGGCTCTCGGTTATCTCCCTCGGTGACTACGCCTTCGGAAGGCCATCGCGGATAACCGCCTCTGTGGGCGTGGGGAAGGAGGGGGTCATCGACATCGAGCGCGAGGCGCAAATGAGCGGCCCCACCCATCACAAGGGCGTGCTCATCCTGGGCGGATACCTCAATGGCACCTACGCCACCGAGAGGCCGCTCTCCCTCACCGCCAGGCTGGTGTTCGAGCAGTCGTACTCGGGCGTGGACGGGGACTCGGCTTCCTCCACCGAGCTGTACTGCATCCTATCCGCCCTCTCGGACAAGCCGATCAAGCAGTATCTGGCCGTCACGGGCAGCGTCAACCAGAAGGGCGAGGTGCAAGCCATAGGCGGCGTCAACGAGAAGATCGAGGGCTTCTTCGAGACCTGCAAGATCTCCGGCATCAGCGGCAAGCAGGGCGTGCTCATACCGCGAAGCAACGTGCAGAACCTCATGCTCAAGCAAGAAGTACTGGACGCCATCAAGCGGGGCAAGTTCCACATCTATCCGATCAAGGTCATCAGCGAGGGGATTGAGGTCCTGACCGGTGTGAGGGCGGGCGAACGTCGTCCGGATGGCAGCTTCGAGAAAGGCACCATCAACGACCTGGTGCAAAGGCGCCTGAACGATATGGCGGACCGTATCAAGGAGTTCCGCAGCTGATACCTCGACCTACGATCAACTTGAATCGAACGGCGACTGACAAGCAACGACTCAATGGATCATGAGCAGTGGCGCCGAAGAACATAGCTGAGGTGGAAGTGATAGAGAGCGATCTACCTTCTCGCCGTCGTGGTGGCAGCTGACTGTCCTTCGGGCCGCAGGTCCTTGAACATGAGGAAGAACGCCGCGATGGCGAAGATGTAGAGCATTGCTGCCAGATAGAACGGCAGGTCGTAGATACCTGCAGCCAGCAAGGCGCCACCGAAGAAAGTGGTGACGCTGTTCGGAAGGCGCCAGACGATGTTGTTGACCGCGCTCGCCAGCCCTCGCTCCTCTTTGGAAATGATGCTCATCATGTATGAGTCGCCCAGTGGGCCAGCCATGTTCATGAGGACCGAGCGCACCAAGAACACGACCGCCGCCAGTGCGGCGCCGGGCATGAGGGGGATAAGGACCATGAAGATGGTGGAAGTTCCCTGGCACAGAACGATGGCACGCACCGATCCGAACCTCTTCCCCAGCCTGGTGGAGACGATGGTGGCAATCCCTATGGTGATGCCAGAGACCGCCAGCAGGGGGCCGCTCCAGGTGTCAGGGATGGAGTACCGTAGCCAGAGCCAAGTGGGGATCAGGGGTATGATCAATCCCGCCCCCAGGCCGATGAGGGCGTTGCAGCCGGAGAAGCGCAGGATCCGCCCCATGTTCTTTCCTCGCTTCAGCCCCTGCTTCGGTCTCTTGTGTTCGTGGTAGTCGCGCAACAGCCTTGACAGGGCAAAAGGCGATACTATGCTCAAGATCGCCATCAGCAGGAAGGTGTAGGAGTGGATCTGGGCGGAGCTGATGTTGAGCACGTCCTGCAGAGCGGGGAAGAAGAACGGCAGGGCAGCGCCAACCGACATGGCGGTGCCATTGACGATGAATGATACGACGAAGGCTCCATCCCGATTCTCCAGGGTGGTCATGTCCGCGATCATGGCGTTCCAGGTGGCCATGTAGGCCCCTTCGCCGATGCCCCCCAGCATTGCGGCCAACATCAGGACCGTGAAGTCTGTGGTGACGCCAAATGCGAGCATCACGGGGGCCATGACCAGCAAGCCCGCCAGCAGGATGCGCTTCCTCCCGATGCGGTCAGAAAGGAGACCGATGGGCACTGCCACCACGACCAGGGCAAGGCCGGTGACGCCCATGATGGCGCCCACCTGTCCCGAGGAGAGTCCGACCTCGGGCAGATAGGCCGCGACGATCGTGAGCAGGTAGCCGTACCCTACGCTCGAGAAGACCGTGAGGTAGATGAGCCACTTCACGGTGCGGGGAACATGTGGGGAGATGCCCTTTCTCATGGCGCGCCTCGGCGAGCGCGAGATTCCGCCCCATCCATATCAAGGCTGCGTCGCGGCCCTTAAACCACCGAGGCCACGCCCAGAACGATGGTGATCAGAAGAAGCGGATATGCCTCCAGGATCGAGATTGCCAACAACAATACTACGCCCGTCCCCTTGGAGGACCTCATCTTGGTCAAACGTCTCAGTCAAGAAGAGATAGTCGTTGCGCCTCTCGCCCTCTCAAAGGCAGCCTTTGATCTCTGAGCGCAGCTCCTCCTTGACCCGCTCCCCGACCACGGCCTTTGCCAGCTCTCCGCCCTTGAAAATGAGGAAGGTGGGCGTTCCACTGACATCGTACCGCCGAGCGATGACTATATTGGCGGGAGCGTTTAAGCGACCGAATATCACCGTACCGGTCATCTCCTCGCACAGCTCTTGGAAGGCCGGCTCCATGCGCTTGCAGTGACCGCACCCCGACATATAGACCATGACCACTGCCGTTCCGCCCTTGGAGAGGAAGTCGCCGAAGCTCTTCTCGCTGAGCTCTGCAGGCCCGCCCGTCTTCTGATCATCGCTGCTGAAGAAGCCCATGTTCTCCTTTGACAATTGTGAGGTCGGGCTATAATACCTTACCAGAACGGAATTCGTTCACTTGCGAAAGAGGGGAGAATAGAAATGAAGGGGGGGCCGTCCCCTTCCCCAAAGGGCCATGCGGCGGCTCTTCCCTTCAGCGGAAAGCATGCCCGCTCGAGATAAATAAGGCTTTGCTGACTGGAGAACTATTTCGAATTTCTACCATGCGAGAATCACTCAATGTTCGTGTATCGCTAGCCGACCAAGCCAGTCGCAGTAGGGTCGCAACTTATATATCCAACGTCGGACAACTGTCATACATAGGGATGCACTTATGCCAAACTCATTGGTCAAGAGCGCTCTCGAGAGCGTGAAGAATCAGGCTGAGCCGCCTGGACAAGCGAACATGGGAGTATCTGCCGCCGACGAAGAGATCAAGAGGATCGCGGCGCAGCTCGAGGTCAGTATCAAGATCGTGGGCTGCGGGGGCGGTGGTTCGAACACCATCAATCGATGCGTTGACGCCGGAATAAGCGGAGCGCAACTTTGTGCCTTGAACACCGATGCCAAGCACCTGCTGACCGTGATCGCGCCGACCAAGATACTCATAGGCAAGGTGACTACGCGAGGCCTTGGAGCGGGAGCGATCCCGGAAGTGGGAGAGCAAGCCGCGCGCGAGAACGAGATGGAGATCCGCAAGTTCCTGGAAGGCTCGAACATCGTCTTCGTCACCGCGGGAATGGGGGGCGGAACCGGCACGGGTTCGGCGCACTTCGTGGCCGGCATCGCCAAGGAGAGGATCAGGGCGCTGACCATCGGAGTGGTCACGTTGCCATTCAAGTCCGAGGGAACGGTCCGAATGGAGAATGCTCTCGACGGGCTGGATAAGCTCCGCCGGGTCACCGACACCACCATCGTGGTCCCGAACGACAAGCTGCTCGAGATGGTACCGAAGCTGCCAGTGCAGGCGGCCTTCAAAGTGGCGGACGAAGTGCTCATGCAGACGAT
The Methanomassiliicoccales archaeon genome window above contains:
- a CDS encoding FkbM family methyltransferase translates to MDRVVNLMGMKWYVPHDYVLPFVGRLTIPFGFLPLFEATQRNWIRQNVPKGGVFVDIGAAFGLYSHTFANHFDMVYAIEPHPVNRFILGENIRLNGLNNVQVIPYAIWDSHTEIRLGHLIENDYFRVGIQENQIEGLHTFDEVHIPTIRLDDVCLAPDFIKMDIEGGEYMAIRGMEETLSTYRPLLMVEVHEFQHPAKDFFEIMGALDYRRIYSHWTSHVFAPDRGPQ
- a CDS encoding cysteine hydrolase gives rise to the protein MKPALLVVDIQNAWLEMSPELKRSVEMRAEEINEGIRIFREKGLPIIFIYHTDKGKGPEPGTRSFEFADGIHVRDSDIKVTKNYPNAFNKTNLADILLKQKCDTVIIEGLSATGCILATYLGAMDHDLSPYLVKGAVACGREDLLRFVEEICDTLSLRATDQML
- a CDS encoding ABC-F family ATP-binding cassette domain-containing protein, whose product is MLLSAKGMTKAFGAKEVLRNVDLEIEAGDRIGLVGPNGTGKTTLLKILTGEIKPDTGELTVRTAKIAYLPQFHGLDDETLDQVLKDPFAPAELARLEELERLMSSAGDDPEVDLNEVAAEYARLQEELTSKRGYIQEERKEKALVRLGLTDRPQERRINELSGGEATRVMLARVLVQADEAEMMILDEPTSHLDIETTESLEDFLRHYPGAVLVVSHDRYFLDRVVKEIWDLDSGTLTKYRGSYTEFAKKKELELEKQRIAYHKNQTERERNLKIAEEQHLRLKYATTHKTRLKMVDRMEEVDAPRKEKKLDIRLQAVAKSGKNVLTVKGFTVRRGGRRVLENIDLEIVRGDRLGIFGANGSGKTTLLLALIGELGFEGEYWLAPGARWGYFAQGHDGLDSNLTPEQQLEQMLSEEEKRKARGMLAQFLFTPQQVKTPIANLSGGERAKVALAMLTSEKSNLLFLDEPTNYLDLPSREAVERALIGFPETLVLVTHDRYLLDVACNKVADLRNGRMRLFNGTYSEMKRSLPPSEVMAEAGMYRVVSGFTDWATRTKYRPGDKVGIAPSEVERFRWALDAGKLKKGTGKELKKVQRNI
- the ftsZ gene encoding cell division protein FtsZ, whose translation is MPNSLVKSALESVKNQAEPPGQANMGVSAADEEIKRIAAQLEVSIKIVGCGGGGSNTINRCVDAGISGAQLCALNTDAKHLLTVIAPTKILIGKVTTRGLGAGAIPEVGEQAARENEMEIRKFLEGSNIVFVTAGMGGGTGTGSAHFVAGIAKERIRALTIGVVTLPFKSEGTVRMENALDGLDKLRRVTDTTIVVPNDKLLEMVPKLPVQAAFKVADEVLMQTIKGLTEIITKPGLVNLDYADILTIMNEGGVAFVGMGESDKDSSDDRVKDAVHEALTSPLLGDINVKQSKGALVRVVGGPDMTVDEAQRAADIVGKSVDPRARIIWGCSIEPENEGKVQVLVIFTGAKSKFMLDGASDDVAARLGIREQKLGAVATGHGGNEGIDFVH
- a CDS encoding MFS transporter, with amino-acid sequence MRKGISPHVPRTVKWLIYLTVFSSVGYGYLLTIVAAYLPEVGLSSGQVGAIMGVTGLALVVVAVPIGLLSDRIGRKRILLAGLLVMAPVMLAFGVTTDFTVLMLAAMLGGIGEGAYMATWNAMIADMTTLENRDGAFVVSFIVNGTAMSVGAALPFFFPALQDVLNISSAQIHSYTFLLMAILSIVSPFALSRLLRDYHEHKRPKQGLKRGKNMGRILRFSGCNALIGLGAGLIIPLIPTWLWLRYSIPDTWSGPLLAVSGITIGIATIVSTRLGKRFGSVRAIVLCQGTSTIFMVLIPLMPGAALAAVVFLVRSVLMNMAGPLGDSYMMSIISKEERGLASAVNNIVWRLPNSVTTFFGGALLAAGIYDLPFYLAAMLYIFAIAAFFLMFKDLRPEGQSAATTTARR
- a CDS encoding pirin family protein, coding for MKARSVTRVLTGRPTLEGAGVHLFRVFGYGEVKLMDPFLMLDDFHSSNPDDYLAGFPIHPHRGMETVTYIISGKVEHQDSLGNRGEIGSGDLQWMTAGSGIMHQEMPRRWEGFMQGFQLWVNLPRKHKMMQPRYRDVKKESIPLLEPEKGVEIKLIAGELQGMKGPVQDLVVPVECLDVRLSKDAHFSHDIAPEHNAFAYVFEGSGIFSVDEGRGIRTGQAVVFGEGDHVHVSAADGGVRFLLASGHALHEPIAWNGPIVMNTSEELELASSELRAGTFVKAHPQR
- a CDS encoding AAA family ATPase, with protein sequence MLPASCAPARSSRPTLRDDLESDGRKNLASLSSAWSNNWTLQGGLGTVKELKYGQCRNFSPEVDFKCQSTAELEPLTEIIGQDRAVKALQFGLRIKDKGFNVFVAGMPGTGRKTAIINFIKQLAKEAPTPPDWCYVNNFKDQARPKALQLPPGRGASFKKEMEKFVSGLAKALQDAFESNDYVQRRTSSLKSIDEKRQEYNAKMTKMIADAKFQLVQSPVGVALVPLIDGQQYTEDMLAQMPARVHKQIDAKRDELQVEVQKTFVQLRDLDREAEEKVNKLNREIVTFVIEPRLAPMRDQFKESPQVLEYLADVQEDVLQNVPLIIQGARKVDGPMGLPISIDSPAKNYQVNLIVDNSKLEGAPVEIELNPTYFRLFGATEKEAKFGALFTDFTMIRAGSAHKANGGYLVVPVEGLFQDPLTWPSLKQTLSSDMLEIEEQAARMGYMVTRSLRPEPIPFNTKVVIIGDPYAFDVLYAADKDFRGLFKVKADFDTTMPRNKDNVEQYAAFVCTLCNKESLLHLDAGAMSEVVELSSRMVEDQNKLSTHFAEIANVVREANFYARQEKAAEIARKHVVRTIEEKVYRSNMIQKKMEEMVQKGMVLLETKGEKVGQVNGLSVISLGDYAFGRPSRITASVGVGKEGVIDIEREAQMSGPTHHKGVLILGGYLNGTYATERPLSLTARLVFEQSYSGVDGDSASSTELYCILSALSDKPIKQYLAVTGSVNQKGEVQAIGGVNEKIEGFFETCKISGISGKQGVLIPRSNVQNLMLKQEVLDAIKRGKFHIYPIKVISEGIEVLTGVRAGERRPDGSFEKGTINDLVQRRLNDMADRIKEFRS
- a CDS encoding thioredoxin family protein, producing MSKENMGFFSSDDQKTGGPAELSEKSFGDFLSKGGTAVVMVYMSGCGHCKRMEPAFQELCEEMTGTVIFGRLNAPANIVIARRYDVSGTPTFLIFKGGELAKAVVGERVKEELRSEIKGCL